A window from Dunckerocampus dactyliophorus isolate RoL2022-P2 chromosome 15, RoL_Ddac_1.1, whole genome shotgun sequence encodes these proteins:
- the naa38 gene encoding N-alpha-acetyltransferase 38, NatC auxiliary subunit: MATTFEENGPSTHEQCEVASSSQARQKLEGLLNKNMRIRMTDGRTLVGLFLCTDRDCNIILGSAQEFLKSTDTFSQGEPRVLGLAMIPGHHVVSIEVEADILEDTQGFGLNH, encoded by the exons ATGGCAACAACATTTGAGGAAAACGGACCATCAACTCAT GAACAGTGTGAAGTGGCCTCGTCGTCCCAGGCTAGACAGAAACTAGAAGGACTCCTGAACAAGAACATGAGGATCCGTATGACCGATGGAAGGACTTTAGTGGGTCTTTTTCTTTGCACTGACAGGGACTGCAACATCATCCTTGGATCGGCTCAGGAATTCCTCAAATCCACAG acacttTCTCGCAGGGTGAACCCCGAGTTCTAGGCCTGGCGATGATCCCGGGTCACCATGTGGTGTCCATCGAGGTGGAGGCTGACATACTGGAGGACACGCAAGGATTTGGACTGAACCATTGA